From a single Lolium rigidum isolate FL_2022 chromosome 7, APGP_CSIRO_Lrig_0.1, whole genome shotgun sequence genomic region:
- the LOC124678655 gene encoding protein NUCLEAR FUSION DEFECTIVE 4-like, with translation MVFDTGAGTSPAAPKGPLSVVFTAPFARQVAVGRWFTVFASFAILTASGATYIFSIYSKTLKSALGYDQQTLNTISFFKDLGANLGVFSGLINEVTPPWVVLAIGAAMNLVGYLMVYLAVDGRTARPPVWLVCLYIFVGANSQSFANTGALVTCVKNFPESRGVVLGILKGFVGLSGAVYTQLYLAFYGDDAKSLILLIAWLPAAISVVFVHTIRIMPYPRRRGGQETSVDPFFCFLYISIGLACYLLVMIVVQKQFAFSHAAYAIAATALLIVLFLPLCVVIKQEYKIHREREIDAANEPEPTITVADAHGLQMSTGSDTKAEEQPAPPPPSSSSCMGSFGGCVKTMFRPPARGEDYTILQALVSVDMLVLFVATICGVGGTLTAIDNMGQIGQSLGYPAKSINTFVSLISIWNYAGRVTSGFASEALLERYRFPRTLMLTVVLLLACAGHVLIALGVPQSLYAASVIIGFCFGAQWPLVFAIISEVFGLKYYSTLYNFGGMASPVGAYILNVLVAGRLYDAEADKQPGGGFAAGSGRDKVCLGVECFKRSFLIITAATAFGAVVSLVLVWRTWSFYKGDIYARFRDGRLPVDQRRTPEKEDSAPADGTNAKGSGAR, from the coding sequence ATGGTGTTCGACACGGGCGCCGGCACGTCGCCGGCGGCGCCGAAGGGCCCGCTCAGCGTTGTCTTCACGGCGCCGTTCGCCCGGCAGGTGGCGGTGGGGCGGTGGTTCACGGTGTTCGCCAGCTTCGCCATCCTGACGGCGTCGGGGGCCAcctacatcttcagcatctactcCAAGACTCTCAAGTCGGCGCTGGGGTACGACCAGCAGACGCTCAACACCATCTCCTTCTTCAAGGACCTGGGCGCCAACCTCGGCGTCTTCTCGGGCCTCATCAACGAGGTCACGCCGCCCTGGGTCGTGCTCGCCATCGGCGCCGCCATGAACCTCGTCGGCTACCTCATGGTCTACCTCGCCGTCGACGGCCGGACGGCCCGCCCGCCGGTCTGGCTCGTCTGCCTCTACATCTTCGTCGGCGCCAACTCGCAGTCCTTCGCCAACACCGGCGCGCTCGTCACCTGCGTCAAGAACTTCCCGGAGAGCCGCGGCGTCGTGCTCGGGATCCTCAAGGGCTTCGTGGGGCTCAGCGGCGCCGTGTACACGCAGCTCTACCTGGCCTTCTACGGCGACGACGCCAAGTCGCTGATCCTCCTCATCGCGTGGCTGCCGGCGGCGATCTCCGTGGTGTTCGTGCACACCATCCGGATCATGCCGTACCCGCGCCGACGCGGCGGGCAGGAGACCAGCGTGGACCCCTTCTTCTGCTTCCTGTACATCTCCATCGGCCTCGCCTGCTACCTGCTCGTCATGATCGTCGTGCAGAAGCAGTTCGCCTTCTCGCACGCCGCGTACGCCATCGCGGCCACGGCGCTGCTCATCGTGCTCTTCCTCCCGCTCTGCGTCGTCATCAAGCAGGAGTACAAGATCCACCGCGAGCGCGAGATCGACGCCGCCAACGAGCCGGAGCCAACCATCACGGTGGCCGATGCACACGGCCTCCAAATGTCCACCGGCTCAGACACCAAAGCAGAGGagcagccggcgccgccgccgccgtcttcttctTCGTGTATGGGTTCGTTCGGCGGGTGCGTGAAGACCATGTTCCGTCCACCGGCTCGGGGTGAGGACTACACGATCCTGCAGGCGCTGGTGAGCGTGGACATGCTGGTGCTGTTCGTGGCGACCATCTGCGGCGTGGGCGGCACGCTGACGGCGATCGACAACATGGGGCAGATCGGGCAGTCGCTGGGGTACCCAGCCAAGAGCATCAACACCTTCGTCTCCCTCATCAGCATCTGGAACTACGCCGGCCGCGTCACCTCCGGGTTCGCGTCGGAGGCCCTGCTGGAGCGGTACAGGTTCCCGCGCACGCTGATGCTGACGGTGGTGCTCCTGCTGGCGTGCGCGGGGCACGTGCTGATCGCGCTGGGCGTCCCGCAGTCGCTGTACGCGGCGTCGGTGATCATCGGGTTCTGCTTCGGCGCGCAGTGGCCGCTGGTGTTCGCCATCATCTCGGAGGTGTTCGGGCTCAAGTACTACTCCACGCTCTACAACTTCGGCGGCATGGCCAGCCCCGTGGGCGCCTACATCCTCAACGTGCTGGTGGCCGGGAGGCTCTACGACGCGGAGGCGGACAAGCAGCCGGGCGGCGGGTTCGCGGCGGGGAGCGGCCGCGACAAGGTGTGCCTCGGGGTGGAGTGCTTCAAGCGCTCGTTCCTCATCATCACGGCGGCCACGGCGTTCGGCGCCGTGGTGTCGCTGGTGCTGGTGTGGAGGACGTGGAGCTTCTACAAGGGCGACATCTACGCCAGGTTCCGCGACGGACGCCTGCCAGTCGACCAGCGGCGGACGCCGGAGAAGGAGGACTCAGCGCCGGCCGATGGCACGAACGCAAAGGGAAGCGGGGCGAGGTGA